A stretch of Aspergillus nidulans FGSC A4 chromosome VI DNA encodes these proteins:
- a CDS encoding uncharacterized protein (transcript_id=CADANIAT00009383) translates to MASDSFLSLKVSDLEILLYKNAETWFTKMQAVLDGKEIWYPVQDIYLIRQGLDPLPDVDKDDDFFLPPRALLSPALRRTIPTSTPEPSIETSATTEVEKI, encoded by the coding sequence ATGGCATCTGACAGCTTCCTATCCCTGAAGGTCTCTGATCTGGAGATCCTGTTGTACAAGAATGCTGAGACTTGGTTTACCAAGATGCAAGCAGTCCTTGATGGGAAGGAGATCTGGTACCCAGTTCAAGACATCTACCTGATCCGCCAGGGCTTAGACCCATTACCTGATGTTGATAAAGATGATGACTTCTTCCTACCTCCACGAGCTTTGTTGTCCCCTGCCCTGCGAAGAACCATACCTACCTCAACCCCAGAACCATCAATCGAGACAAGTGCCACAACCGAAGTTGAAAAGATTTGA
- a CDS encoding uncharacterized protein (transcript_id=CADANIAT00009384) produces the protein MLHLSRARGHFAAAEAENVLGIESEVLSRWEP, from the exons ATG TTACATTTGAGCCGAGCACGGGGCCACTTTGCCGCGGCCGAGGCAGAGAATGTCCTCGGAATAGAATCCGAGGTGCTCAGCAGATGGGAACCTTGA